The following are encoded in a window of Streptococcus pasteurianus genomic DNA:
- a CDS encoding glycerophosphoryl diester phosphodiesterase membrane domain-containing protein, which yields MRKDMIAVLKDLYRHKYTYILRATILQLLITTVGAYVLSLLIRVVLVGSDIPGMTTDNIFSFLTNPLTLSVLVIYLFLLAFLVYLEFSLLVEIVRHKEAKLRLTWMRLKEEAIYFFKAISGWHFLAFLVYLILTIPFLNVMFSSALLENLYIPKFISGELSKTANGKLLYYGLYLVLGYLNLRFLYTLPLTVTGKGERFGRHMATSWQLTRGKKIFKLFGLAIVLISVIAVVAVFSFLGISLAALVDGVDKSFWFETLFLSFVWGVLFAGRLLFKLASISYLLQVIENSSSTLAPANQGNRRHRLLALAGLILVIGGMNYIYNVLKVSGEPVEHLEVIAHRGMVSQGVENSLEALEGAANAGADYAEMDIILSKDQQFIVSHDDNLKRLTGKDITISQSNAKDVIGLKTSQNGYQSQIISFEDYVAKAKQLGIKLLVELKPTGNEPANYEQLFVDKMKELGVEKSYMTMSADLKTIETVEKLDPAIKTGYTISLQIGNFTSQKVDFYAIEDFSYNELLARTAHKNGKKIYVWTINSTDDIEKYVKTSTDGIITDYPDLVRDIEVYLANDNSYLDYFLRLTNLSWIENL from the coding sequence ATGAGAAAAGATATGATAGCTGTTTTAAAAGATTTGTATCGTCATAAATACACATACATTTTACGAGCAACGATTTTACAACTCCTAATCACGACAGTTGGGGCTTATGTCCTGTCACTGTTAATTAGGGTTGTTTTGGTTGGTTCTGACATTCCAGGAATGACAACCGACAATATCTTTTCTTTTTTAACCAATCCATTAACATTAAGTGTTTTGGTGATTTATCTTTTTTTGCTAGCTTTTTTAGTTTACCTAGAATTTTCGCTTCTCGTTGAAATTGTTCGGCATAAGGAAGCAAAATTACGGTTGACTTGGATGCGGTTAAAAGAAGAAGCAATTTACTTTTTTAAAGCCATTTCAGGCTGGCACTTCTTAGCCTTTTTGGTTTATCTTATCTTAACGATTCCGTTTTTGAATGTGATGTTTTCATCAGCTTTGTTAGAAAATCTCTATATTCCGAAATTTATCTCAGGTGAGCTTTCGAAAACGGCAAATGGAAAACTACTCTATTATGGGCTTTACCTTGTTTTAGGCTACCTAAATCTTCGATTTTTATACACCTTGCCCTTGACGGTGACTGGAAAAGGTGAACGTTTTGGACGTCATATGGCAACATCTTGGCAACTAACACGTGGTAAGAAAATTTTTAAATTATTTGGGCTTGCTATTGTTTTGATTAGTGTTATAGCTGTTGTTGCTGTGTTTAGTTTCCTTGGCATCAGTTTGGCGGCTTTGGTTGATGGTGTAGATAAATCGTTTTGGTTTGAAACTTTATTCTTATCCTTTGTTTGGGGAGTATTGTTTGCAGGGCGACTGCTGTTCAAATTAGCATCGATTTCCTACTTATTACAAGTGATAGAAAATAGCAGTAGCACTTTAGCACCCGCTAATCAAGGAAATAGGCGACATCGTTTGTTAGCTTTGGCTGGACTAATTCTGGTCATTGGTGGTATGAATTATATATACAATGTTTTGAAAGTGTCTGGCGAACCTGTAGAGCACCTAGAAGTGATTGCACATAGGGGAATGGTTTCGCAAGGGGTTGAAAATTCTCTGGAGGCTTTGGAAGGTGCGGCAAATGCTGGCGCTGACTATGCTGAAATGGATATTATTTTATCAAAAGACCAGCAATTTATCGTTAGCCATGATGATAATCTTAAACGCTTAACGGGCAAGGATATCACGATTTCACAATCTAATGCTAAAGACGTCATTGGTTTGAAAACAAGTCAAAATGGATACCAATCGCAAATTATTTCTTTCGAGGATTACGTCGCTAAGGCAAAGCAACTCGGTATTAAATTGTTAGTCGAGTTAAAACCAACAGGCAATGAACCTGCAAATTATGAACAATTGTTTGTTGATAAAATGAAAGAGCTGGGTGTTGAGAAATCTTATATGACCATGTCTGCGGACCTAAAGACAATTGAAACGGTTGAAAAACTTGACCCAGCAATCAAAACAGGTTATACCATTTCTTTGCAAATTGGAAATTTCACCAGCCAGAAAGTGGATTTTTATGCGATTGAGGACTTCTCATATAATGAGCTCTTAGCACGTACAGCGCATAAAAATGGCAAGAAGATTTACGTCTGGACGATTAATTCAACTGATGATATTGAAAAATACGTCAAAACCAGTACAGACGGGATTATTACCGATTATCCAGATTTGGTGAGAGATATTGAAGTATATTTAGCAAACGATAATAGCTATCTTGACTATTTTTTGCGTCTAACTAACCTTTCTTGGATTGAAAATTTGTAG
- a CDS encoding universal stress protein: protein MSHHYERILIAIDGSYESELAFEKGVNIALRNNAELLLTHVIDTRALQSVATFDTYIYEKLEQEAKDVLNNYEQQAREKGLTKVKQVIEFGNPKTLLARDIPDKEKVDLIMVGATGLNTFERLLIGSSSEYIMRHAKVDLLVVRDSEKTF, encoded by the coding sequence ATGTCACATCATTATGAACGAATCCTAATTGCGATTGATGGTTCTTATGAATCAGAGTTGGCTTTTGAAAAAGGGGTAAACATTGCACTACGCAATAATGCTGAGTTGCTACTAACACACGTTATTGATACACGCGCACTTCAAAGCGTTGCTACTTTCGACACTTACATTTATGAAAAGCTCGAACAGGAAGCAAAAGATGTATTGAACAATTATGAGCAACAAGCACGCGAAAAAGGATTAACGAAAGTCAAACAAGTTATCGAATTTGGTAATCCTAAAACTCTCCTAGCACGAGATATTCCTGACAAAGAAAAAGTTGACTTGATTATGGTTGGGGCAACTGGTCTCAATACATTTGAACGACTTCTTATCGGGTCTTCATCAGAATATATCATGCGTCATGCAAAAGTCGATTTGCTAGTTGTTCGTGATAGCGAAAAGACTTTCTAA
- a CDS encoding HAD-IIB family hydrolase — MAIKAVFFDIDGTLLNDRKNVQQSTQKAIKSLKKQGIFVGLATGRGPSFVQPYLENLGLDFAVTYNGQYIFTRDQVLYHNQLPVSTIYRIIRYANDRRREISLGTASGLVGSRIIDMGTSRFGQVVSTIVPKRWAKAVERSFKYLIRRFKPQNLNNLLTIMRQPIYQIVLVATEGETDKIQEAFPYIKITRSSPYSADLISKEQSKIKGIERVGEMFGFELAEVMAFGDSDNDIEMLSGVGIGVAMGNAKSSVKELAHYTTDSNNNDGISKALAHYGLIHFEVEESFESQDENFNKVKDFHHLMDGETCETPRLYGSEEATHRSDFKVEEIVEFLHAASKGNPETFEKSISNLHVAIDKAVNKVRSKEHLETPLVGQVDALTDLLYLTYGSFVLMGVDPKPFFDTVHEANMGKIFPDGKAHFDPVTHKILKPDDWEERFAPEPAIKRELDRQIQKSLNRKKRNQASH, encoded by the coding sequence TTGGCGATAAAAGCAGTCTTTTTTGATATTGATGGAACTCTTTTAAATGACCGAAAAAATGTGCAACAATCAACACAAAAAGCCATTAAAAGTTTGAAAAAACAAGGAATTTTTGTTGGTCTGGCGACAGGTCGCGGACCAAGTTTTGTACAACCGTATCTTGAAAATCTTGGCTTGGATTTTGCGGTAACCTATAATGGGCAATATATTTTTACACGTGACCAAGTGCTTTATCATAATCAATTACCTGTTTCAACCATTTATCGTATTATTCGTTATGCGAATGATAGGCGCCGTGAAATTTCTCTGGGAACGGCATCTGGTTTAGTTGGTTCACGTATTATTGATATGGGAACTAGCCGTTTTGGACAAGTGGTTAGCACGATTGTCCCAAAACGTTGGGCAAAAGCGGTGGAGCGCAGCTTTAAGTATTTGATTCGTCGTTTCAAACCGCAAAATTTGAACAATCTGTTAACCATTATGCGCCAGCCGATTTACCAAATCGTTCTTGTTGCAACTGAAGGTGAGACTGATAAGATTCAGGAAGCTTTTCCTTATATCAAAATCACACGTAGTAGCCCTTATTCTGCGGACTTAATCTCAAAAGAACAATCAAAGATAAAAGGGATTGAGCGTGTGGGTGAGATGTTTGGCTTTGAATTAGCTGAAGTCATGGCATTTGGTGATTCTGATAATGATATTGAGATGTTATCAGGTGTCGGTATTGGTGTGGCTATGGGAAATGCTAAAAGTTCGGTTAAAGAACTCGCTCACTACACAACTGACAGCAATAACAATGATGGCATTTCAAAGGCTTTGGCTCATTACGGCTTAATTCATTTTGAAGTTGAAGAAAGTTTTGAAAGTCAAGACGAGAATTTCAATAAAGTTAAGGATTTTCATCATCTTATGGACGGTGAGACTTGCGAAACACCACGATTGTACGGCAGTGAAGAGGCAACACATCGTTCTGATTTTAAAGTGGAAGAAATTGTCGAATTTCTACATGCGGCAAGTAAGGGGAATCCAGAAACGTTTGAAAAATCAATATCAAATTTGCATGTTGCCATTGATAAGGCAGTAAATAAAGTACGAAGTAAAGAACATCTAGAAACACCGCTGGTTGGTCAGGTAGATGCTTTGACGGACTTGTTATATTTGACCTATGGTTCATTTGTTTTGATGGGAGTTGACCCAAAACCGTTTTTTGATACGGTTCATGAAGCCAATATGGGAAAAATCTTTCCTGACGGAAAAGCGCATTTTGACCCTGTAACACATAAAATTTTGAAACCGGATGACTGGGAAGAACGGTTTGCGCCTGAACCTGCTATCAAACGTGAACTTGACCGTCAAATTCAAAAATCATTAAATCGTAAAAAAAGAAACCAAGCTAGTCATTAA
- a CDS encoding asparaginase — protein sequence MKKILVLHTGGTISMHADEAGNVCPDTDNPMNHVGINLENIQVTALDFFNVPSPHITPKHMLKLYQEIKKNADNYDGIVITHGTDTLEETAYFLDTMEIPNIPIVLTGAMRSSNELGSDGVYNYLSALRVASHDQAIGKGVLVVMNDEIHAAKYVTKTHTTNVSTFQTPIHGPLGLITKHDILFFRTADPRVRFDLQDISGTVPIVKAYAGMGGDGIISFLNPSNVCGVVVEALGAGNVPPRAAQEIVDLIKQGVPVVLVSRCFNGIAEPVYAYEGGGVQLAKAGVMFVKELNAQKARLKLLIALNAGLKGQALKEYIEG from the coding sequence ATGAAAAAAATCCTTGTTCTGCATACTGGTGGTACCATTTCTATGCATGCTGATGAAGCAGGTAATGTCTGCCCAGATACCGATAACCCAATGAATCATGTTGGGATTAATCTTGAAAACATTCAAGTGACGGCACTTGATTTTTTTAATGTTCCAAGCCCGCACATTACACCTAAACATATGCTAAAACTCTACCAAGAGATTAAGAAAAACGCTGATAACTATGACGGCATTGTCATCACTCATGGCACAGATACCCTAGAGGAAACGGCTTATTTTCTTGATACAATGGAAATTCCCAATATTCCTATTGTCCTAACGGGTGCTATGCGCTCATCAAACGAGCTTGGTAGTGACGGTGTTTATAATTATCTTAGTGCCCTTCGTGTGGCTAGTCATGACCAAGCTATCGGAAAAGGTGTTCTCGTTGTCATGAACGATGAAATTCACGCAGCCAAATACGTCACAAAAACGCATACTACTAACGTTTCAACCTTTCAAACACCAATTCACGGTCCACTTGGTCTGATTACAAAACATGACATTCTTTTCTTTAGAACGGCTGACCCACGTGTCCGTTTTGATTTGCAGGATATTTCAGGGACAGTTCCTATTGTAAAAGCTTACGCTGGTATGGGGGGAGACGGCATTATCAGTTTCCTAAATCCTAGCAATGTCTGTGGCGTTGTTGTCGAAGCCCTTGGCGCTGGAAATGTGCCACCACGCGCAGCTCAAGAAATCGTTGATTTAATCAAACAAGGGGTACCTGTTGTTCTCGTTTCACGTTGTTTCAACGGTATTGCCGAACCTGTTTATGCTTATGAAGGTGGCGGTGTTCAACTCGCCAAAGCTGGTGTCATGTTTGTCAAAGAACTCAACGCCCAAAAAGCACGCTTGAAATTGCTCATTGCCTTAAACGCTGGCTTAAAAGGACAAGCCCTCAAAGAATACATTGAAGGTTAA
- a CDS encoding helix-turn-helix domain-containing protein, with protein MIRINLDVELAKRKMKSGELAERIEITNANLSILKTGKAKAVRLTTLNAICRELGCQPGDILEYIPD; from the coding sequence ATGATTCGAATTAATCTTGATGTTGAGCTGGCAAAGCGGAAAATGAAATCTGGGGAATTGGCGGAACGTATTGAGATTACGAATGCTAATCTCTCTATTCTTAAAACAGGAAAGGCTAAAGCTGTTCGGTTAACGACTTTAAATGCCATTTGCCGTGAATTGGGTTGCCAGCCTGGGGACATTTTAGAATATATTCCTGATTAA
- a CDS encoding DUF2975 domain-containing protein: MKIANIFINIVIAVIVISTIIAIGLSVTQSHLALTNQVGNGIVFDINIPEKLLHSPAFIGLTVIVSVLWIALLVWVKMFFQNIIDNRIFTQDNVKLARYVEYNFIALAFLDSWFQSLCSGSEVLNLVNVAYLVAAFVVWVFSMILKEANIIAEENEFTI, translated from the coding sequence TTGAAAATTGCTAATATTTTTATCAATATTGTGATTGCTGTTATTGTCATATCAACGATAATCGCTATTGGACTTTCGGTGACTCAATCACATTTAGCTTTGACTAATCAAGTAGGCAATGGCATCGTATTTGATATTAACATTCCAGAAAAACTGTTACATTCGCCAGCTTTTATTGGATTGACCGTTATTGTTTCTGTTCTTTGGATTGCTTTGCTTGTTTGGGTTAAAATGTTCTTTCAAAATATTATTGATAATCGCATTTTTACTCAAGACAATGTTAAACTAGCGCGTTATGTTGAATATAATTTTATCGCTTTGGCATTTTTGGATAGCTGGTTCCAAAGTTTATGTTCTGGTTCGGAGGTGCTTAACCTTGTTAATGTAGCATACTTGGTGGCTGCTTTTGTAGTCTGGGTATTCTCAATGATTTTAAAAGAAGCAAATATCATCGCTGAAGAAAACGAATTTACGATTTAA
- the recG gene encoding ATP-dependent DNA helicase RecG gives MNLQSSIVELKGIGAKSAEKFYKLDIYTIEDLLLYYPFRYEDFKSKSVSELADGEKAVITGTVVTPANVQYYGYKRNRLSFKIKQGEAVIAISFFNQPYLADKVEIGSDIAIFGKWDALKSAVTGMKILAQVEDDMQPVYRVAQGISQNALVKAIKSAFEIGAQNWLPENLPQVLLDKYRLLGRAQATAAMHFPKDLAEYKQALRRIKFEELFYFQMNLQALKADNKSEANGLAIAYDEQKVADKIAALPFTLTGGQRRSLDDILADMRSGGHMNRLLQGDVGSGKTVVASLAMYATYTAGFQSALMVPTEILAEQHFESLTQLFPDLSIAILTSGMKTAAKQAALSAIVDGSVDMIVGTHALIQDAVTYHRLGLVITDEQHRFGVNQRRVFREKGENPDVLMMTATPIPRTLAITAFGEMDVSIIDELPAGRKPIITRWVKHEQLEVVLDWVKEELQKGAQAYVISPLIEESESLDLKNAVALHEELSAYFADSATVALMHGRMKNDEKEAIMQDFKAQKSQVLVSTTVIEVGVNVPNATIMIIMDADRFGLSQLHQLRGRVGRGDKQSYAILVANPKTQTGKERMKIMTETTDGFVLAEADLKMRGSGEIFGTRQSGIPEFQVADIVEDYNILEEARRVASQIVSKKDWQNNPQWQIVSQNLKDKGTFD, from the coding sequence ATGAATTTACAATCATCAATTGTGGAATTAAAAGGAATAGGGGCTAAGTCGGCGGAAAAATTTTATAAGTTAGATATTTATACCATTGAAGATTTACTGCTGTACTATCCTTTTCGATATGAAGATTTTAAGAGTAAGAGTGTTTCAGAGCTTGCTGATGGGGAAAAAGCTGTCATTACGGGAACGGTTGTGACACCTGCAAATGTGCAATATTATGGTTATAAGCGTAATCGTTTGTCGTTTAAAATCAAGCAGGGCGAAGCGGTTATTGCGATTTCTTTTTTTAACCAGCCTTATTTAGCTGATAAAGTCGAGATTGGCAGCGATATCGCGATTTTTGGAAAATGGGATGCCCTAAAATCAGCGGTGACTGGTATGAAAATTTTAGCGCAAGTTGAAGATGATATGCAGCCAGTTTACCGTGTTGCTCAAGGTATTTCACAAAATGCACTAGTCAAAGCTATCAAATCAGCTTTTGAAATTGGTGCTCAGAATTGGTTGCCTGAAAATTTACCGCAGGTGCTTTTGGACAAGTATCGTTTGTTAGGGCGTGCTCAAGCAACGGCTGCTATGCACTTTCCGAAAGATTTAGCAGAGTATAAACAAGCACTTCGTCGGATAAAATTTGAAGAACTGTTCTATTTTCAAATGAATTTGCAAGCTTTAAAGGCAGACAATAAATCAGAAGCTAATGGTTTGGCGATTGCTTATGATGAGCAAAAAGTTGCTGATAAGATTGCAGCTCTGCCATTTACCTTGACGGGTGGTCAAAGGCGGAGTCTTGATGATATTTTGGCGGATATGCGTTCTGGTGGTCATATGAATCGTCTCTTGCAAGGGGACGTTGGTTCTGGTAAGACGGTTGTGGCTAGTCTTGCCATGTATGCTACTTATACGGCAGGTTTTCAATCAGCTTTGATGGTGCCAACGGAAATTTTGGCGGAGCAGCATTTTGAAAGTTTGACCCAGCTTTTTCCAGATTTGTCCATTGCAATTTTAACATCAGGGATGAAAACAGCAGCCAAACAAGCGGCACTTTCGGCGATTGTGGATGGTTCGGTAGATATGATTGTTGGTACGCATGCGCTGATTCAAGATGCGGTAACTTACCACCGCTTGGGGCTTGTCATTACTGATGAACAACACCGTTTTGGTGTCAATCAACGTCGTGTTTTCCGTGAAAAGGGCGAAAATCCAGATGTGCTCATGATGACTGCAACACCAATTCCACGGACACTTGCTATTACGGCATTTGGTGAAATGGACGTTTCGATTATTGATGAATTGCCTGCAGGACGCAAACCGATTATCACGCGTTGGGTTAAACATGAACAGTTGGAAGTTGTGCTTGATTGGGTCAAAGAAGAATTGCAAAAAGGGGCACAAGCCTATGTGATTTCACCTTTAATTGAAGAATCTGAATCACTTGATTTGAAAAATGCTGTTGCCTTGCACGAGGAATTGTCAGCCTATTTTGCGGATAGTGCAACCGTAGCGCTCATGCATGGTCGCATGAAAAATGACGAAAAAGAAGCTATCATGCAAGATTTCAAGGCACAAAAAAGTCAGGTTTTGGTATCGACAACCGTCATTGAAGTTGGTGTTAATGTCCCAAATGCGACCATTATGATTATTATGGATGCTGACCGATTTGGGCTTAGCCAGTTGCATCAGCTTCGTGGACGAGTTGGGCGTGGAGATAAACAATCTTATGCTATTTTAGTCGCCAATCCCAAAACACAAACAGGAAAAGAGCGCATGAAAATCATGACAGAAACAACGGATGGTTTTGTTTTAGCAGAAGCCGACCTTAAAATGCGTGGTTCAGGTGAGATTTTCGGCACACGCCAATCAGGAATTCCAGAATTCCAAGTGGCAGATATTGTCGAAGATTACAATATTCTCGAGGAAGCTAGACGCGTTGCAAGTCAGATCGTTTCCAAAAAAGATTGGCAAAACAATCCACAATGGCAAATTGTTAGCCAAAATCTCAAAGACAAAGGAACTTTTGATTAA
- the alr gene encoding alanine racemase, with protein MISSLHRPTKAVIDLDVICQNIDAVKANIPQDKKAFAVVKANAYGHGATNVAHAIHHLVDGFCVSNIDEALELREAGIEETILILGVIMPDEVALARDYHVTLTVASQEWLDLANEQGISLAGLDVHLKVDSGMGRIGVRSLDEAENVIANLKKAGANVAGIFTHFATADEADDTKFNEQLEFFTNLVDNLSDKPAIVHASNSATSIWHSETIFNLVRLGIVMYGLNPSGTELDLPYPLKPALSLESSLVHVKTIPAGATVGYGATYTAQKEEYIATVPIGYADGWTRDLQGFSVLVNGEFCEIVGRVSMDQITIRLPEKLPIGTKVTLIGQESDKVISATDLAQKRGTINYEVLCLLSDRIPRVYSK; from the coding sequence ATGATTTCAAGTTTACACAGACCAACAAAGGCAGTCATTGATTTAGATGTCATTTGTCAAAATATTGATGCGGTTAAAGCCAATATACCACAAGATAAAAAAGCTTTTGCAGTTGTTAAAGCTAATGCTTATGGGCATGGTGCCACAAATGTAGCGCACGCTATTCATCATCTTGTGGATGGATTCTGTGTGTCAAATATTGATGAAGCTTTGGAATTACGTGAAGCAGGTATTGAGGAAACAATCCTTATTTTAGGTGTTATTATGCCTGATGAGGTGGCTTTGGCGCGTGATTACCATGTTACTTTGACGGTTGCTAGTCAAGAATGGCTTGATTTGGCAAATGAACAAGGTATTAGCTTAGCTGGTTTGGACGTTCACTTGAAAGTGGATTCTGGTATGGGGCGAATCGGTGTGCGCAGTCTTGATGAAGCAGAAAATGTGATTGCGAATTTGAAAAAAGCTGGGGCTAACGTTGCAGGTATCTTTACGCATTTTGCAACAGCAGACGAAGCTGACGATACGAAATTCAATGAACAGTTGGAATTCTTTACGAATTTGGTTGACAATTTAAGTGACAAGCCTGCCATTGTCCATGCCAGTAATTCAGCAACAAGTATTTGGCATAGTGAAACCATTTTTAACCTTGTTCGACTTGGGATTGTCATGTATGGATTGAATCCAAGTGGAACAGAGCTTGACTTGCCTTATCCGCTAAAGCCAGCGCTTAGCTTGGAATCATCATTGGTTCATGTTAAGACGATTCCTGCTGGGGCAACGGTTGGCTACGGTGCTACCTATACTGCTCAAAAAGAGGAATATATCGCGACTGTTCCAATCGGTTACGCAGACGGTTGGACACGTGATTTACAAGGTTTCTCAGTGCTTGTGAATGGCGAATTTTGTGAAATTGTTGGACGCGTGTCAATGGATCAAATTACCATTCGCTTGCCAGAAAAACTTCCAATCGGAACGAAAGTTACTTTGATTGGTCAAGAGAGCGACAAGGTTATTTCAGCGACAGATTTGGCTCAAAAACGTGGCACAATTAATTACGAAGTTCTTTGTCTATTGAGTGACCGTATTCCACGTGTTTATTCAAAATAA
- the acpS gene encoding holo-ACP synthase: protein MIIGHGIDLQEIDAIKRAYEKNNRFAKRVLTDKEFQCFSEQKSTKRQMEFLAGRWAAKEAFSKAMGTGIGTLGFKDIEILNNQLGAPVITQSPFSGKCFISLSHTGNLVQASVILEDNT, encoded by the coding sequence ATGATTATTGGTCACGGCATTGATTTGCAGGAAATTGATGCAATCAAGCGAGCCTATGAGAAAAATAACAGATTTGCTAAGCGAGTGTTGACAGACAAAGAGTTCCAATGCTTTTCAGAGCAAAAAAGTACGAAACGGCAGATGGAGTTTTTGGCGGGACGCTGGGCGGCAAAAGAAGCTTTTTCAAAGGCAATGGGGACTGGAATTGGAACACTTGGTTTTAAGGATATTGAAATTTTAAATAACCAATTAGGTGCGCCTGTGATTACCCAGTCACCTTTCTCAGGGAAGTGCTTTATTTCACTTTCTCATACAGGAAACCTTGTTCAAGCCAGTGTTATTTTGGAAGATAATACCTGA
- a CDS encoding 3-deoxy-7-phosphoheptulonate synthase — MGIHQKSAKIDIAQVKELSKLEGDFLAKKAARDAELAKIITGEDNRILLVIGPCSSDNEEAVLEYANRLAKLQEEVKDKIFIVMRVYTAKPRTNGDGYKGLMHQPDTSKLPDLINGIAAVRHLHYRVITETGLTTADEMLYPANLPLVDDLVSYHAIGARSVEDQEHRFVASGIDVPTGMKNPTSGNLNVMFNGIYAAQNKQNFIYHSAEVDTDGNPLAHAILRGATNEHGENEPNYYYDDLLKAIDLYEKMSLENPFIVVDTNHDNSGKNYLEQIRIVRQTLINRDWNDKINKYVRGFMIESYLEDGRQDAPEVFGKSITDPCLGWEKTEQLIREIHATLSRDSFEELLF, encoded by the coding sequence ATGGGAATACATCAAAAAAGTGCAAAAATTGATATTGCACAAGTAAAAGAACTTTCAAAATTAGAAGGTGATTTTCTTGCTAAGAAAGCTGCGCGTGATGCAGAATTGGCAAAAATCATCACAGGTGAGGACAATCGTATCCTTTTGGTTATCGGTCCTTGTTCATCTGATAATGAAGAGGCTGTTCTTGAATACGCTAACCGCTTAGCGAAACTTCAAGAGGAAGTTAAAGACAAAATCTTTATCGTTATGCGTGTTTATACAGCAAAACCACGTACAAATGGTGATGGTTACAAAGGATTGATGCATCAACCTGATACCTCAAAATTGCCTGACCTTATCAATGGTATTGCTGCGGTTCGTCATCTTCATTATCGTGTTATCACGGAAACTGGCTTAACAACAGCGGATGAGATGCTTTACCCAGCAAATCTTCCATTGGTAGATGATTTGGTTTCTTATCATGCTATTGGTGCACGTTCTGTTGAGGATCAAGAACATCGTTTTGTGGCATCAGGTATTGATGTTCCGACAGGTATGAAAAATCCGACTTCAGGTAACTTGAACGTTATGTTTAACGGTATCTATGCCGCACAAAATAAACAAAACTTTATTTATCACAGCGCTGAAGTTGATACTGACGGAAATCCATTGGCACACGCGATTCTTCGTGGAGCAACGAATGAACACGGCGAAAATGAACCGAATTATTATTATGATGATTTGTTGAAAGCTATTGATCTTTATGAGAAAATGAGCTTAGAAAATCCATTTATTGTTGTTGATACAAATCATGATAATTCAGGGAAAAATTATCTTGAACAAATTCGTATCGTTCGTCAAACATTGATTAATCGTGATTGGAATGATAAAATCAATAAGTACGTTCGTGGTTTCATGATTGAATCTTACTTAGAAGATGGTCGTCAAGACGCACCAGAAGTATTTGGTAAATCTATTACAGATCCATGCCTTGGCTGGGAAAAAACAGAACAACTTATTCGTGAAATTCATGCCACACTAAGTCGTGATTCGTTTGAAGAATTGCTATTCTAA